tggtggcgcgatTGGTGCAGAAGTTACTTCTGAGACGGGATGtgaagattctcccatctctggttCTTCGTGAAGTGGTGAATatcggctgctacctgaatgtggaggggtgccCATGCGTATCCCCCCTCGtgtggacatccgtgcgttcgtTCGTCTCCGTCTCGGAGGCGGcggaggcaaaaccggaggtggtggcggcggtggagtGACCGCGACAAGTCGGGAATCCCCAGAAGGATTCTGCTgctgctgtggctgctgttgctgctgttgaggGTGCACGGGAGAGCTGTGTTGTGGCTGGTGCAggggagagttatggtaactaggggtaaaTACCCAGTCATGCTGCCTGAATCTCTCCTCAAAGCTGTCGGGACCATTGTATGGTGATCCCACAAAAGGTAATCCATCAGAAATCTCGATAGGGTGGTTCGGAGTTCCAGATGGTGGCATTGAGGGATCGGTATCTTCATCGGCGTCCATCGCATTGTCACCAGGAAAATGGTCTTCTggtccgagtgggttaaaacccatagGCACATCAAGGTAGTCAGCAGGGTTGAACAGGCCTTGGAAAACAGGTGATGGTTGGTCAAAAGGTGATTGGTGTCCTTGGAGAGGAATATAGGACTGGTgagagttgtggggctcattttctgaatgaggcccaaaggagtgtgggatagaaggtgaggtactcagtgaaaCCGAGTGCCTTGCGGGTTCAGTAAAAGACCTCCACCAGATTTTGAGCATCTGTGTTATGGGAGCCTGAAGGTGTTCGCCTGGGCGAAGGTCCGGCTTCATGGTCGTTTGGGGCTGCATATGCTCcttgtccccttcctcttcctctcatacgtggcggcattttggtgaacctgtcaaaaatcaaacaagtgacacagcaaaatatatataagacaaagttagaaaataaaacaaattttggatatttcctaagttctttgtctagactcgagaatcgagcaatgtgcaactgtgtaactgagattaaacacaaaaggctagtgtttaattcactcagagttggctctgataccaacctgtcacacccctaatttccacgtgtcaccggtgggcccggtggggagtgtagtgacgtagttggcatcatcatagacaaacaacacaatatataaatgcacagcggaagcaaagatagatttatttcaactttaataaagtgtaatatcaaatatcactaatagttgaaacggatccacaggcggatcaaaataaaataagatattgttcaacagatttattgtcatccaagcttgcgagacttattgtggacgctctagaagacagccagcctattacgtgtagtacctgcacttaaccttttgggaaaaatacgtcagtttacactggtaaatacaatttaactgactcattttgaaaaggttgaaaattgatttaaatgcacatggcataaaaatatttttataacttgggataattatgttatataatcttgtaaaggatttacatgttacttatgcgttcagtagcccggttcgtgccgggttaaagatcaattgACACACCACAAAAATTGAGTTATACActtgacaggtgtacgcctacaccccgtgctcaggtcgtggctatctcgtaagataatgccgaggatatccgggacatggtcattaaccccccaaatgctttaagcaataaaacacattcaaaacaaggcatctcaataaatttaacctctattcgattaaagaattcgatgccggaccaagcggtattttatataccgtatcccaagcccgtatagggaaaataagttaaaagtatttaccttggtaagtataaatcacaactagcaagtgaaggtagcttttactggttcttctattctggaacaaaggtttataataacctattagacttctaacgggtctttatttaagcctaagcttagaccggttagccTTAAGGACgctacggttcaaacgcacgattaagcgaagaccggatagaacgtgatttagacccgacaagtttgaatacttgtataatttgggtatgctaaatacattctggatttttgagataaaatgataatgtttgacccgtttcggtcaatttatgcaaactagttacataaaccgaaccgaacgctaaaagagcgttacgggtagccataagagtcatatgcaagttccctgagataatatgctctaaatatgtcataatatcagtaagttatgttctattatgccccgaatgaatttaaactcaacttatgccttataagggcattttggtcatttaaaagattataaaagagttaaatttgtaatctgagttgtaggtctgattcatacagtaaaaatacttaatttaacataatataacagtagggtatgacccatatatgaaacttatcatttaaaatcaaactatgcaccttaggggtattttggtaatttcacaagggctaaaaagtgttaaaactggaaacctgagttcaaaaacttatacttactgttattttataaaaatatactaaggacatcagtaggtatcaacctgatatgtttaatatggttatagtgcatactaggcgttaaaaacgcttaaataggcgatttagagccgtttccgaattttcaaaagaaagctgatatttttatatttccagaatgctcaaaataatttatttaacaaatgaaatcagtggaaaaaggtttggggtcaaaaagatttataaaactcattttatggcttaaaagggtaaattcggtattaaccgaattaaacttagagacctatgttatgctcagccaaaaattaaataaaaatcatcaaaaatcctaaaatattatattacatcagtgggtaaaaagtttgatatcaaaaagtgggtttaaataggctatacgcAAATTACGCCGTTTACataacataaagctttcaaattacgatattgagcataactcttaatctagacctcaaactgatatcaaattttaagtgcatgcttataaatcagtaacaacgtctctactctttcactttttcaaaaaatcgcgttttatagcaaaaagggaaaaatagtcatatttaagcataaaccggtaacatgcatatgaatcggataagtgttgaaccaagtttgtaaaatctcagagagttgtacatacataaaaatggtccaaattaaGCTCTAagacagatctcaaacatgcatgcacggatcctaatcgagagtcaaagtaaaagtcattttatgagactttcggttccgatccgggtttaactgaaaattgtcgagttgatcatgatgaaacatgttcttacattaattacaa
Above is a window of Helianthus annuus cultivar XRQ/B chromosome 14, HanXRQr2.0-SUNRISE, whole genome shotgun sequence DNA encoding:
- the LOC118486606 gene encoding pollen-specific leucine-rich repeat extensin-like protein 3 gives rise to the protein MGFNPLGPEDHFPGDNAMDADEDTDPSMPPSGTPNHPIEISDGLPFVGSPYNGPDSFEERFRQHDWVFTPSYHNSPLHQPQHSSPVHPQQQQQQPQQQQNPSGDSRLVAVTPPPPPPPVLPPPPPRRRRTNARMSTRGGIRMGTPPHSGSSRYSPLHEEPEMGESSHPVSEVTSAPIAPPPPQDFGNPIPAYTSAAAYNPFEQTFPPGYNFTEDPYWVAANYNSLNPEAAAASSTTALSATTAGTDDVAATSSRNPSRDK